One genomic window of Spartobacteria bacterium includes the following:
- a CDS encoding SIS domain-containing protein has product MIFMDDFIAAHLRESAEIIEQIDQQAIQNVVDGLVQTRNAGGRLFLLGVGGSAANCSHAVNDFRKLAGFEAYAPTDNVSELTARINDDGWDGVFASWLKASRLTEKDALFIMSVGGGDAARNVSANLVKAIDYAQKIGATVVGIVGRDGGYTAKKADACVIIPTVNAQSVTPHTEAFQALVWHLIVSHPAVKVAATKWESVAHTAKGVNNE; this is encoded by the coding sequence ATGATTTTTATGGATGATTTTATAGCTGCGCACCTGCGTGAAAGCGCAGAAATTATTGAGCAGATCGACCAGCAGGCGATTCAGAACGTAGTGGACGGTCTAGTCCAGACGCGCAATGCTGGTGGACGCTTGTTTTTGCTCGGTGTTGGCGGAAGTGCGGCCAACTGTTCACACGCAGTTAATGATTTCCGGAAGCTGGCCGGGTTTGAGGCGTATGCACCTACAGACAATGTCTCGGAGCTGACCGCACGCATCAATGATGATGGATGGGATGGTGTTTTTGCAAGTTGGCTTAAGGCAAGCCGTCTGACCGAAAAAGATGCGCTTTTCATCATGTCAGTAGGAGGCGGTGACGCTGCGCGTAACGTAAGTGCCAATCTCGTTAAAGCCATCGATTACGCACAGAAAATCGGGGCGACAGTTGTCGGCATCGTCGGACGTGACGGTGGTTATACAGCTAAAAAAGCGGATGCATGCGTCATTATTCCTACGGTTAATGCACAGTCGGTGACGCCCCACACCGAGGCATTTCAGGCATTGGTGTGGCATTTGATCGTCTCCCATCCGGCGGTCAAGGTGGCGGCGACCAAGTGGGAATCGGTTGCACATACCGCGAAAGGCGTAAATAATGAGTGA
- a CDS encoding Gfo/Idh/MocA family oxidoreductase: MGIAIIGCGLIGRKRALALQHASLRVCADTNMAVAKALAKDFGAETASGWRDAISRDDVDAVIVSTSNDSLAKISIEALNRRKHVLLEKPAGRSCTEIEAIIDAAEKANRRVRVGFNHRYHPSFIKAFELLPALGPLMFLRATYGHGGRVGYENEWRMNPDISGGGELIDQGVHLIDLARCFFGEFAHVSGQAQTLYWDAKADDNAFMLLETEKGQTAFMHVSCTEWKNGFSFELYGRDGKLHITGLGGSYGVERLAYYRMTPEMGPPETTIWEYPRGDESWKIEFEEFLTDIQEARDPSAGLPAALAAMRVVEAIYRQTNRKG; this comes from the coding sequence CTGGGGATTGCCATCATAGGCTGTGGTCTGATCGGGCGAAAACGAGCGCTAGCTCTTCAGCACGCATCTTTGCGGGTCTGTGCCGATACAAATATGGCGGTGGCCAAGGCTCTTGCAAAAGATTTTGGGGCGGAAACAGCCTCAGGGTGGCGCGATGCAATATCGCGCGACGATGTGGATGCGGTCATCGTCTCCACATCAAATGATTCGCTGGCAAAAATTTCTATTGAGGCGCTCAACCGAAGAAAACATGTTCTATTGGAGAAACCGGCGGGAAGAAGCTGCACTGAAATCGAAGCGATTATCGATGCAGCCGAAAAAGCCAATCGGCGAGTTCGGGTCGGATTCAATCACCGCTATCACCCGTCGTTCATCAAAGCCTTTGAACTGCTGCCTGCTCTTGGTCCATTGATGTTTCTACGTGCAACATATGGACATGGCGGCCGGGTTGGTTATGAAAACGAATGGCGCATGAATCCAGACATATCGGGGGGCGGAGAACTGATTGATCAGGGGGTGCACCTCATCGATCTGGCACGTTGTTTTTTTGGCGAATTTGCCCATGTCTCCGGTCAGGCTCAAACGTTATACTGGGATGCAAAGGCCGATGACAATGCATTCATGCTACTGGAAACGGAAAAAGGTCAAACGGCCTTTATGCATGTGAGTTGCACCGAATGGAAAAACGGCTTTTCATTTGAACTTTATGGCAGAGACGGCAAGTTGCATATCACAGGGCTGGGTGGAAGCTATGGTGTCGAACGACTGGCCTACTACCGAATGACGCCGGAGATGGGACCACCGGAAACAACGATTTGGGAGTATCCACGCGGTGATGAATCCTGGAAGATCGAGTTCGAAGAATTTTTAACTGATATTCAGGAAGCGCGTGATCCATCTGCCGGTTTACCCGCTGCATTGGCTGCCATGCGTGTGGTGGAAGCAATTTATCGACAGACAAACAGGAAAGGATGA
- a CDS encoding SDR family oxidoreductase yields MNKLAGKKAVITGASQGLGTVIARTFLAEGASVLLCARSSEVLSKTAAALCELDKNYADRLSTTTADVSKSDDAKKVIAMAEDDWGSLDILVNNAGIYGPMGRFHEVDFSEWVHAVEINLFGSALMCKYAIPLFLKGQGGRIIQLSGGGATSPLPNISAYAASKAGIVRLVETLAKEYRENEIFVNAIAPGALNTRLLDEVLDAGSEKVGTAFYEKAILQKETGGASMERAAELAVFLASDRSAGITGRLISSLWDPWERMDELCEALDKSDIYTLRRIVPQDRGLKWDEEL; encoded by the coding sequence ATGAACAAACTTGCAGGAAAAAAAGCGGTTATAACAGGAGCCAGTCAAGGATTGGGAACGGTCATCGCGCGTACATTTCTTGCGGAAGGTGCGTCAGTGCTGTTGTGCGCGAGAAGCTCCGAGGTGTTAAGCAAAACCGCAGCCGCCTTGTGTGAGCTGGATAAAAACTATGCCGACCGCCTTTCAACCACAACGGCGGATGTTTCAAAATCCGATGATGCGAAAAAAGTAATAGCCATGGCCGAAGATGATTGGGGCAGCCTAGATATTCTCGTCAACAATGCTGGTATATATGGCCCCATGGGACGTTTTCATGAGGTCGATTTTTCAGAATGGGTGCATGCCGTTGAAATAAACCTCTTTGGTTCCGCTCTCATGTGCAAATATGCCATTCCGTTATTTCTCAAAGGACAGGGTGGACGTATCATCCAACTTTCGGGAGGCGGAGCAACCTCCCCTCTACCGAACATCAGCGCCTATGCCGCATCAAAAGCAGGCATCGTCCGTCTGGTGGAAACGCTGGCAAAAGAATACCGCGAAAACGAAATATTTGTTAATGCCATCGCTCCCGGCGCACTGAATACACGGTTACTTGATGAGGTTCTGGACGCTGGATCAGAAAAAGTGGGTACGGCGTTTTATGAAAAGGCGATTCTGCAAAAGGAAACGGGCGGGGCGTCCATGGAGCGGGCAGCCGAGTTAGCCGTCTTTCTGGCATCCGATCGGTCGGCGGGGATTACCGGACGGCTTATCAGCTCGCTATGGGATCCATGGGAACGAATGGATGAGCTATGCGAGGCATTGGACAAAAGCGATATCTACACACTGCGGCGTATCGTTCCGCAAGATCGCGGTTTAAAATGGGATGAGGAATTATGA
- a CDS encoding nucleotide sugar dehydrogenase, whose amino-acid sequence MNVGVFGLWHLGCVTTACLVQRGHSVIGFDPDSSVVDNLSKGVPPIAEPGLGDALFAGLESGRLRFSDDITEMAALDILWITFDTPVDEQDQADVDYVIGQITTAMPSLTPGTPVLISSQLPVGSVAKLEKLSRDAGYQMDFACSPENLRLGQALDVFLNPDRIVVGVRTEETRRKLERLLLPVTDRIVWVLPESAEMAKHAINSFLAMSIAFTNEIACLCERTGADAKEVEMALKTEKRIGKGAYVSPGQAFAGGTLARDLAFLCGEGTQRGVETHLIHAVIQSNNHHKSWIQRKIADLLAGQPDARLAVWGLTYKPGTDTLRRSASVALCRQLQANGWKVQVHDPAFQSLPCELEGVAAFYTDPVEACTHCDALIVATPWPCYLDVASYDVEAAMSGKTVIDAARFLDATLGKSDALTYIAIGRYT is encoded by the coding sequence ATGAATGTTGGGGTATTTGGCTTGTGGCATCTGGGGTGCGTAACAACAGCCTGTCTGGTGCAAAGGGGACATTCTGTTATTGGTTTTGACCCTGATTCATCTGTGGTGGACAATCTTTCAAAGGGCGTGCCGCCGATTGCTGAGCCCGGACTTGGCGACGCGTTATTTGCCGGGCTGGAGAGTGGGCGCTTGCGTTTTAGTGACGACATTACCGAAATGGCAGCGTTGGACATTTTGTGGATAACCTTTGATACCCCGGTTGACGAACAGGATCAGGCGGACGTCGATTATGTTATCGGTCAGATCACCACCGCAATGCCGTCTCTCACGCCAGGAACGCCAGTGCTGATTTCTTCGCAATTACCCGTCGGATCCGTAGCCAAACTTGAAAAACTCAGCCGTGATGCCGGATATCAGATGGATTTTGCTTGTTCTCCCGAGAATCTGCGGCTTGGACAAGCACTGGATGTTTTTCTGAATCCAGATCGCATTGTTGTGGGCGTTCGGACAGAAGAAACACGAAGAAAGCTTGAGCGTTTGTTGCTCCCCGTTACGGATCGCATCGTCTGGGTATTGCCTGAATCAGCAGAAATGGCGAAACACGCCATTAATTCATTTTTGGCGATGTCCATTGCCTTTACAAATGAGATAGCATGCCTGTGCGAGCGAACAGGAGCCGATGCAAAAGAAGTGGAAATGGCACTTAAAACAGAAAAACGCATTGGAAAAGGAGCTTATGTTTCCCCCGGACAGGCTTTTGCAGGAGGAACGCTAGCAAGGGATCTTGCCTTTCTCTGCGGGGAGGGAACACAAAGGGGCGTAGAAACACACCTTATTCACGCGGTAATTCAGAGTAATAATCACCACAAATCATGGATTCAAAGAAAAATTGCGGACCTGCTTGCAGGTCAACCTGATGCGCGGCTGGCTGTATGGGGTCTTACTTACAAACCGGGGACCGATACGCTACGACGATCTGCATCGGTCGCGCTGTGTCGTCAATTGCAGGCGAATGGATGGAAGGTTCAGGTACATGATCCCGCCTTTCAATCTTTGCCCTGTGAGTTGGAGGGTGTCGCCGCGTTTTATACTGATCCCGTTGAAGCCTGCACCCATTGTGATGCACTGATCGTTGCCACGCCCTGGCCATGCTATCTGGATGTCGCGTCCTATGATGTTGAGGCAGCTATGTCGGGAAAAACAGTGATTGACGCCGCACGTTTTCTGGATGCAACGTTAGGAAAAAGCGATGCGTTAACCTACATAGCTATAGGAAGATATACATGA
- a CDS encoding NAD-dependent epimerase/dehydratase family protein produces MKCIITGAAGFIGSNLAHRLLSAGHNVVAIDNYSTGFRNSLFAAYKNPNFCIVEADLLDPDAWNDAFDGADRVFHFAANADVRFGLNHPRRDLEQNTIVTFNVLEAMRKHGVKQIAFSSTGSIYGEAEVFPTPENAPFPIQTSLYGASKLACEGLIQAYCEGYGFDGYIFRFVSILGERYSHGHVYDFFRALKKDPMVLKVLGDGHQRKSYLYVQDCIDAIFLAMERCSGINIFNLGTDEYVEVNDSIDVICDYMGLNPERHYAGGSRGWVGDSPFIFLDCSKIRALGWKPKLTIREGIIKTLEFIDQTPWILERE; encoded by the coding sequence ATGAAGTGTATTATTACAGGAGCCGCTGGCTTTATAGGCAGCAATTTGGCGCACAGGTTACTCTCCGCAGGCCATAACGTTGTGGCCATAGACAATTATTCGACAGGATTCAGAAATTCACTGTTTGCGGCATACAAAAATCCCAATTTCTGCATTGTTGAGGCCGACTTGCTTGATCCAGACGCATGGAATGATGCATTTGACGGGGCAGACCGAGTTTTCCATTTTGCAGCCAACGCAGATGTGCGCTTCGGCTTAAACCACCCACGCAGGGATTTGGAACAGAACACCATTGTCACGTTTAACGTTCTGGAAGCCATGCGTAAACACGGTGTAAAACAGATTGCATTTTCCTCTACTGGCTCGATCTATGGTGAAGCGGAAGTATTCCCAACGCCCGAGAATGCACCATTTCCGATTCAGACATCACTCTATGGAGCCTCCAAGCTGGCCTGTGAAGGGCTAATTCAAGCCTATTGTGAAGGCTATGGGTTCGATGGGTACATTTTCCGATTTGTTTCCATTCTTGGTGAACGCTACAGCCATGGTCATGTATACGACTTCTTCCGCGCACTTAAAAAGGATCCAATGGTACTAAAGGTGCTGGGTGACGGTCATCAACGTAAATCCTACTTGTATGTACAGGACTGCATTGACGCCATATTTCTAGCTATGGAGCGGTGTTCCGGAATCAACATTTTTAATCTGGGTACAGACGAGTATGTGGAAGTCAATGATTCCATCGATGTGATATGTGATTATATGGGCTTAAATCCAGAGCGGCATTACGCAGGCGGTTCACGTGGCTGGGTGGGTGACAGTCCATTCATTTTCCTTGATTGTTCCAAAATTCGGGCGCTGGGCTGGAAACCCAAACTGACGATTCGCGAAGGCATTATTAAAACATTGGAGTTTATAGATCAAACTCCATGGATCCTGGAGCGCGAATAA
- a CDS encoding peptidase M14 — MKKWALCIIFLAAWLFFISYSQARLAVRVWFPDKPVYQYWAARLDTLEADPVQFSVLALTDEQQFDALLLEGYAASIDAEMTARLQRASARFTGAVRGGYIPAYPCYRTVDQTYTDMAQYAAAYPSLVAVTNIGSSWGLLHGGGGSPIMEMTIGNRTNQTEKAHMFLMAAIHARELSTAETAMQFGEYLINEYGHDADITALLDYTQVHIVPQANPDGRKWAEQGYYWRKNVDNTNGCTTFQYFGTDLNRNSSYKWGMTNISFASCDGTYAGPGPRSEPETAALENRMQQIFGVHSGTGQISGIMITLHSYGNLVLFPPGWSEDVLPEHDALQTLGRKMGFYNHYAVMPAYELYPMSGANDDFAFGALGVPAYTFEMGTDFFEDCDYFYNAILTNGIAALTAAAKAARAPYISPSGPDVRSMAVQRTSPTGYVFTITAVANAVQYDSGGHGTEPQRLIQSARCSVDWPPWHSNAAPFAMSAVGATNPASERTFAGTMDLKQIPTGTHLIYVEAATTANVYGASSAVFVDNNLFQPVMDLISINSQGMTVQWNSNNDGLQYQLQCTDNLLNPEWISVDFPQAGDGSPQYTVIPPTNAPQQYYRIQVSPGL; from the coding sequence GTGAAAAAATGGGCGCTATGCATCATTTTCTTAGCGGCCTGGCTTTTTTTTATTTCGTACAGCCAGGCCCGGCTGGCTGTGCGCGTGTGGTTTCCGGATAAACCGGTCTATCAGTACTGGGCTGCCCGGCTGGATACGCTGGAGGCCGATCCTGTTCAGTTTTCTGTTTTAGCTCTTACCGATGAACAGCAGTTTGATGCGCTGCTGCTTGAGGGGTATGCCGCAAGCATTGATGCAGAAATGACCGCCCGGCTGCAGCGCGCGTCAGCACGGTTTACCGGAGCAGTTCGCGGTGGTTATATCCCTGCCTATCCGTGCTATCGAACAGTGGATCAAACATATACCGATATGGCGCAATATGCCGCAGCGTATCCATCGCTCGTTGCGGTGACCAATATCGGGTCAAGCTGGGGGCTTCTGCATGGAGGCGGCGGCTCGCCGATCATGGAAATGACTATCGGAAACCGCACCAATCAAACTGAAAAGGCGCACATGTTCCTCATGGCCGCCATACACGCACGGGAGCTGTCCACTGCAGAAACGGCCATGCAGTTCGGCGAGTATCTTATAAACGAATACGGACATGATGCCGATATTACTGCGTTGCTGGACTATACTCAGGTGCACATTGTGCCGCAGGCCAATCCCGATGGACGGAAATGGGCCGAACAGGGGTATTACTGGCGGAAAAATGTGGATAACACCAACGGCTGCACAACATTTCAATATTTCGGTACGGATCTGAACAGAAATTCAAGCTACAAATGGGGGATGACCAACATCAGTTTTGCGTCATGTGACGGCACTTATGCAGGGCCCGGCCCCCGATCCGAACCGGAAACAGCCGCGCTGGAAAACAGAATGCAGCAGATTTTCGGTGTTCATTCCGGAACGGGGCAGATTTCCGGCATTATGATCACGCTGCACAGTTACGGTAATTTAGTGCTCTTTCCGCCCGGGTGGTCAGAAGATGTCCTTCCGGAACATGACGCGCTGCAGACGCTTGGGCGTAAAATGGGATTCTATAACCACTACGCGGTCATGCCGGCGTACGAGCTGTATCCCATGTCAGGTGCCAATGACGATTTTGCGTTCGGCGCATTGGGCGTTCCTGCATATACTTTTGAAATGGGTACCGACTTTTTCGAGGACTGTGATTATTTCTATAATGCGATCCTCACAAACGGCATTGCGGCATTAACTGCGGCGGCAAAAGCGGCCCGAGCACCCTACATCAGTCCTTCCGGGCCGGATGTGCGGAGCATGGCCGTACAGCGCACATCGCCCACCGGGTATGTGTTTACAATCACGGCGGTTGCGAATGCTGTGCAGTATGACAGCGGCGGGCATGGAACGGAGCCGCAACGTCTGATTCAAAGCGCCCGTTGTTCTGTCGATTGGCCGCCATGGCATTCCAATGCCGCTCCCTTCGCTATGTCCGCTGTCGGCGCAACGAATCCTGCATCCGAGCGCACGTTTGCGGGCACCATGGATCTGAAGCAGATCCCGACAGGTACGCATCTGATTTATGTGGAGGCGGCAACTACCGCCAACGTCTATGGTGCCAGTTCAGCGGTTTTTGTGGATAACAATCTCTTTCAGCCGGTTATGGATCTGATCTCGATCAATTCTCAAGGCATGACTGTACAGTGGAACAGTAACAACGACGGTCTGCAGTATCAGCTTCAGTGCACCGACAACCTGCTGAATCCCGAGTGGATTTCCGTGGATTTCCCGCAGGCGGGCGATGGATCGCCGCAATATACCGTCATTCCGCCCACCAACGCCCCGCAGCAATACTATAGAATCCAAGTATCACCGGGGTTGTAA
- a CDS encoding helix-turn-helix domain-containing protein: MVEIDDRWLSVDEICKYLGIGKDTVYKWVDKYDMPAHRMGRLWKFKKDQVYSQPPRGMLFLFR; encoded by the coding sequence ATGGTAGAAATAGATGATCGCTGGTTGTCAGTGGACGAAATATGCAAATACCTTGGGATCGGTAAGGACACCGTCTACAAGTGGGTCGATAAGTACGATATGCCCGCTCATCGGATGGGACGCCTGTGGAAATTTAAAAAAGATCAGGTCTATTCACAGCCTCCAAGAGGTATGCTATTTCTGTTCCGTTAA
- a CDS encoding sugar phosphate isomerase/epimerase, whose amino-acid sequence MENKMKIGIDSYCFHRLLGEVYDDQKAPSKNISMEWFIKRAVELGVDGVSLESCFFPNFSDSYLSEIKGMLDEYKLQRVYAWGHPDGLEGGFNEAAYDDMLKHMEYAEAIGADVMRVCGASLMFRFRDHEWMLNTLTRMFSNAMPIAASKGIKIANENHIDFNAEEMLRLIHQVNHPNFGINFDTGNFMRVLDDPIEGMKKLAKYTFSTHIKDLRPQANCGVNSWHFFACTPTGKGLVDNLALAKLLKDADYQGFMAMEIDYLHEDFRNNWSDTDEDHAVAESVKELKRIASLVG is encoded by the coding sequence ATGGAGAACAAAATGAAAATAGGAATAGACAGTTATTGCTTTCATCGACTACTCGGAGAAGTTTACGATGATCAAAAAGCACCGAGCAAAAACATAAGCATGGAATGGTTTATCAAGCGAGCCGTTGAACTCGGCGTCGACGGAGTTTCTCTTGAATCCTGCTTTTTCCCCAATTTCAGCGACTCCTATTTGAGCGAAATAAAAGGCATGCTGGATGAATACAAACTGCAGCGCGTCTATGCATGGGGACATCCCGATGGGTTAGAGGGCGGCTTCAACGAGGCAGCCTATGACGACATGCTGAAACACATGGAATATGCAGAGGCGATTGGAGCAGATGTCATGCGTGTTTGTGGAGCAAGCCTGATGTTTCGCTTCCGGGATCACGAATGGATGCTCAACACACTAACTCGCATGTTTTCCAACGCCATGCCTATTGCCGCAAGCAAAGGCATTAAAATAGCAAATGAAAACCACATCGATTTCAATGCGGAAGAAATGCTCCGGCTGATCCATCAGGTGAATCACCCGAACTTCGGGATAAATTTTGATACCGGCAACTTCATGCGGGTGCTTGACGATCCCATCGAAGGGATGAAAAAACTGGCTAAATACACTTTTTCTACACACATAAAAGATCTCCGTCCTCAGGCAAACTGCGGCGTAAACAGCTGGCACTTTTTTGCCTGCACACCAACGGGGAAAGGCCTTGTTGACAATCTTGCGCTGGCTAAACTACTCAAGGATGCCGACTACCAAGGCTTTATGGCCATGGAAATCGATTATCTTCATGAAGATTTTCGCAATAACTGGAGCGATACGGATGAAGACCATGCCGTGGCAGAAAGTGTTAAAGAACTGAAACGCATAGCTAGTCTGGTCGGCTGA
- a CDS encoding DeoR/GlpR transcriptional regulator — MTEKTVLFAEERRRQILELLDLKDKIFVPELSETFEVSTATIRTDLNELEKQGKLKRTHGGAITVAPASRELASEEKMVRNISNKDEIGRLAMNLIQDGNIVLLDAGTTTLHLAKQMAHVNNVTVVTNDMDIAAAVEPWPGINVIFVGGKLRKGFRCTVGLFANQLLSEIHVDIAFMASNAIDCASGVYTPDTSQAETKQTMMKCAKKKYLLADSSKFGQRSFIKFADIAEFTAIITDCQVEENDMQQLRGLTQIIAPEYEEQKS; from the coding sequence ATGACAGAAAAAACAGTTCTTTTTGCAGAGGAACGCAGGCGACAAATTTTAGAACTTTTGGATCTGAAAGATAAAATATTTGTTCCTGAATTAAGCGAAACATTCGAGGTTTCCACAGCCACGATACGTACTGATTTAAACGAACTGGAAAAACAGGGGAAACTCAAAAGAACACACGGCGGCGCGATTACTGTCGCTCCGGCCTCTCGTGAACTCGCATCCGAAGAAAAAATGGTGCGCAATATCAGCAATAAGGATGAGATCGGCCGACTAGCGATGAACTTAATTCAGGACGGGAACATTGTCCTGCTGGACGCAGGAACCACGACCCTGCACCTGGCGAAACAAATGGCACATGTTAATAATGTAACCGTGGTGACCAATGACATGGATATCGCAGCGGCAGTTGAACCATGGCCCGGGATCAACGTCATCTTTGTCGGCGGAAAGCTTCGAAAAGGGTTTCGCTGCACTGTGGGACTTTTCGCCAATCAGTTGTTATCAGAAATCCATGTCGACATCGCTTTCATGGCGTCCAACGCGATTGACTGCGCATCGGGTGTGTATACCCCAGACACCTCTCAGGCCGAAACGAAACAAACCATGATGAAGTGCGCAAAGAAAAAATATCTGCTCGCAGACAGCTCTAAATTCGGGCAGCGTTCTTTTATCAAATTTGCCGACATCGCCGAATTCACGGCCATCATCACCGACTGCCAAGTCGAAGAAAACGACATGCAACAGTTGCGAGGTCTGACACAAATCATTGCACCGGAATACGAAGAACAGAAATCCTAA